The Streptomyces sp. NBC_01244 genome contains a region encoding:
- a CDS encoding cache domain-containing protein, whose translation MSLLGGIRPPIAVLSALLLLLAGLTALSMGSVRKDQLPEAVLTSQQHFAEDGAIALRASLDESVTDLNRTASLFTAGDPVAPDAVLDKIGSAYQKWRGTALVEISSGRLLAARGENLPLPAIDFSKLSEKSGLTPRMIRLKNGETRLLTLALLSWPGRPQQLLVASSSLRFPGISLGDFRAIAVVDSEGRILSSDGIPEPEQVLTDLQRADVKRDTKQLKSFAKLGAKKAKSHPLTTKEPGSGGFRGVSGSLLGGEFAGDRAAAGYASLAGPEAGVGTTATSLGLTVVAMVNVAEDTRPATDAVVGLLAAGALLLIGGLVILLLVTTVQRPLLALFLESRRLTRGDLHRPVRVPYSGEGARIGLALERLRRQLLDQPDPGPDGIAAGGKLRKTGVRTLVALSLVLLIGWCLPLGLMLNRAGEDVVVPQQIVNDQRERTDTVNDRVRRALNEGHADLLSVASLMNDRTTTQHMTTVLERTLQEHLRYQSLYVVDANGKVLAKAGSQPKASDTKGADREPITLITGGNEPILVATAEASGRKGAAVVGEFRVDFLNSLLKRPGLGEIRVVDAEHRVIASNSGYQAFEKLGDERLGALVDGASLKVGMAPRPAGVLYRDHGSPTIAAATPFVGGGAAKKMNWTVVSWQPVRNLAIPEYSLQNRTVLAGLLGLTAAVACLGWLHLIVVRALRELARRAEVLADGDRRTVLFPRHHDEVGAVTRSLEVIRQQLQELRKREAGRTTDRSDRSDRSAPAGRH comes from the coding sequence ATGTCCCTGCTCGGCGGCATACGCCCGCCGATCGCCGTGCTGTCCGCCCTGCTCCTCCTCCTGGCCGGTCTCACCGCCCTGAGCATGGGCAGCGTCCGCAAGGACCAACTGCCCGAAGCCGTGCTGACCTCCCAGCAACACTTCGCGGAGGACGGCGCGATCGCCCTGCGCGCTTCGCTGGACGAGAGCGTCACCGACCTCAATCGGACCGCGTCCCTCTTCACGGCGGGTGACCCGGTTGCTCCCGACGCCGTCCTCGACAAGATCGGTAGCGCCTACCAGAAATGGCGCGGTACGGCGCTCGTCGAGATCAGCTCCGGCCGGCTGCTCGCCGCCCGCGGCGAGAACCTCCCACTGCCCGCCATCGACTTCTCCAAGCTGTCGGAGAAGAGCGGCCTCACACCCCGGATGATCCGCCTCAAGAACGGCGAGACCCGACTGCTCACCCTCGCCCTGCTCTCCTGGCCGGGCCGGCCGCAGCAACTCCTGGTCGCCTCCAGCAGCTTGCGCTTCCCGGGCATCAGCCTCGGCGACTTCCGGGCCATCGCGGTCGTGGACTCCGAAGGCCGGATCCTCAGCAGCGACGGCATCCCCGAACCCGAACAGGTACTCACCGACCTTCAGCGCGCTGACGTCAAGCGGGACACCAAGCAGCTCAAGTCCTTCGCCAAACTGGGGGCGAAGAAGGCCAAGAGCCACCCGCTGACGACCAAGGAGCCGGGCTCCGGCGGGTTCCGCGGCGTGAGCGGCAGCTTGCTGGGCGGCGAGTTCGCGGGTGACCGCGCCGCCGCCGGCTACGCGAGCCTCGCCGGCCCGGAGGCCGGTGTCGGCACGACCGCCACCAGCCTCGGCCTCACCGTCGTCGCCATGGTCAACGTCGCCGAGGACACCCGACCGGCGACCGACGCCGTCGTCGGCCTCCTCGCGGCCGGCGCCCTGCTGCTCATCGGCGGCCTGGTGATCCTGCTGCTCGTCACCACCGTCCAGCGACCGCTGCTCGCGCTCTTCCTGGAGAGCCGGCGGCTGACCCGCGGTGACCTGCACCGGCCCGTGAGGGTCCCGTACAGCGGTGAAGGCGCTCGGATCGGCCTGGCGCTGGAACGCCTGCGCCGTCAGCTCCTCGACCAGCCCGACCCGGGCCCGGACGGGATCGCCGCCGGCGGCAAGCTGCGCAAGACCGGGGTCCGCACCCTCGTCGCACTGTCCCTGGTCCTGCTGATCGGCTGGTGCCTGCCCCTCGGGCTGATGCTCAACCGAGCCGGCGAAGACGTCGTCGTGCCCCAGCAGATCGTCAACGACCAGCGCGAGCGCACCGACACCGTGAACGACCGGGTCCGCCGCGCACTCAACGAAGGGCACGCCGACCTGCTGTCGGTCGCCTCGCTGATGAACGACCGCACCACGACGCAGCACATGACCACCGTGCTGGAGCGCACGCTGCAAGAGCACCTGCGCTACCAGTCGCTGTACGTCGTCGACGCGAACGGCAAGGTGCTCGCCAAGGCAGGCTCACAACCGAAGGCGTCCGACACCAAGGGCGCCGACCGGGAACCGATCACCCTGATCACCGGTGGCAACGAACCGATCCTCGTCGCCACTGCCGAGGCCTCCGGCCGCAAGGGGGCGGCGGTCGTCGGCGAATTCCGCGTCGACTTCCTCAACTCGCTGCTCAAGCGGCCCGGCCTGGGCGAGATCCGGGTCGTCGACGCGGAACACCGGGTGATCGCCTCCAACAGCGGCTACCAGGCCTTCGAGAAGCTCGGCGACGAGCGGCTCGGCGCGCTGGTCGACGGTGCCTCCCTCAAGGTCGGCATGGCCCCCCGCCCGGCCGGCGTCCTCTACCGCGACCACGGCTCGCCGACCATCGCCGCCGCGACCCCCTTCGTGGGCGGTGGCGCCGCCAAGAAGATGAACTGGACCGTGGTCAGCTGGCAGCCCGTCAGGAACCTGGCCATCCCCGAGTACAGCCTGCAGAACCGTACGGTGCTGGCCGGCCTGCTCGGCCTCACGGCCGCCGTGGCCTGCCTCGGATGGCTCCACCTCATCGTGGTCCGGGCCCTGCGCGAACTCGCGCGGCGGGCCGAAGTCCTGGCGGACGGCGACCGCCGCACCGTCCTCTTCCCGCGCCACCACGACGAGGTCGGCGCCGTCACCCGCAGCCTGGAAGTCATCAGGCAGCAGCTCCAGGAACTACGCAAGCGGGAAGCCGGCCGCACCACCGACCGCTCCGACCGCTCCGACCGGTCCGCCCCGGCCGGAAGGCACTGA